The genomic DNA GATACGTGGCTCGCCTGGAGCGCACCATGACCTTTGTCGACTGCAAGACGGCCGGTGGCGGATCAATGCACTCGTTCTGAATTTGCATAGAGCCGGGCATGGCGAGCCACTCGGCGTCCTATGCCATGAGCCTCTCGCGACTTGCAAGATGGCTGGAATTGATGAGCGATCGTGCATCTGCTCGAGAGCGACCATGCATCCGCCCGAGCTGCAGTTTGCGCGACTGCTTGCGAACCTTGGCAAGGGACTTATCGCTGAGGGCCTTGTCAGGAAGGGATCATACGCTTTAGGCAAAGGCCGTAACtttgcctccgccgcctcgagtAGGCACTGTAGCCGCACAGAGAGTGAGCGATCGGCGGAACCAAGATCTGGCGGGGAAGCTCGTGTAATACACGGCCAATCAAGCAATCAATCAACAATTATTTAACGTCCGGGAGTTACAGTGGTAGCTTAAGGCTCATACTGGGGCAAAGGACGGACTAAGCTACCAAATTCTTTTTTGAGGTTCGTATTGTCGTTGCATATGGTGCGGAGGCTCTCGAAACCACCAAAGGAGCTAAAGCATTTATAGTAACTTAATGCGTAAAGCTATTCAGCCGGGTTTGTTGAAGGCTCCATGGTTAATGGTCTCTCGCCCGGATTGCTTGTGAGCCGTGAGGGGCGCAACAGGCCCTTTTGCCACCTGCAACCTACAGGCAGACCGGCAGGCAGCAAATAAAGCACAGAGGAACCGCGACGCTGCTACTACTGTTAGTCGGGCTCGTATATAGGTACAGGCATGCGTGCTGGATGTACATGAAGCTGATGTGGTGGCCagagccagcagcgcctctgCCAGATTTAGTAGCTATTTATATTGCAACCTTTGCTACTTGTCTATTCCGTCGGAGGCGGCTCTTAGTACGCGGCCATTTATTTACCTTGATGTTATTACCCCATCTGTCTCTTGTCTATATCGCCCTTGATGTATGCCCGGGTAGCGCCCTCAGCATCGGCGGCCGAAGCCCCGTCTCCGGTCGCCGCTTATCAGCAACAgcatgccgccctcgcgactacagcagcaggagctgcactaccaccgccgccgccgccggggcagcagcggcatcaGCAGCCGCCTCCGGAGACGCGCATCCAGGAGCCCTGGCGACGATCGGCCTGCGACCGCTGCCGCGCGCAAAAGTTGAgatgcgtgcgtgccaaGGAGGACGACACCTCGAGACCCTGCACGCGGTGCCTGCGCATCCGGTATCCGTGCTTCACCAGCTCGGTCAACCCTCCTGGGAGAAATTCTAGCAGGCTGCCTCCGCCGTCAGAGTCGACTGCGTCGGctgcgtcctcggcggcgaaccGGTCCACTAGGAAGAAAGcgacccgacgacgggcgagcgaggatgtctccctcgtcgccctggacCAGCAGCACTCGCCCATATCAATGGGGTGGCCCTTGATCCAAGACGAGGACCAAAACGAAGAGGCTGGAGTCTTTGAAGATGGCGGCATGTTGATGCTGACGCCATCCGAGGAGAACTAGCCTATCGACTTCTTCGAATTTCTAGCCCCGATGCCACCCTTGacctccgcctcgccgccgtctgcatTCGACTTTGCACaggagcaggacgacgcGCACGACGAGGGTGCCGTCGATATGGTCGGCCAAGACCAAATCCCCATGCCCTCTCAGACCCCGGCCTCACCTGTCCAGCGCCCCCCGGGAGTCCTGCTTGCACGGCTCCTCGAGTCCCTGTCGGCACAGCTGGTCCGGCTCAACACAGAACCCTGGGACCTGGGCGTGTGGAGCGTGACGGGCTCGACCACTGACTCTGACGAGGTCGATGTACTTGCCGAAGAGGCGCTAACGAATGAAACGCCCGTCTTCAACCCGCTGTTGTCCATCCT from Purpureocillium takamizusanense chromosome 4, complete sequence includes the following:
- a CDS encoding uncharacterized protein (COG:S~EggNog:ENOG503NVDH~antiSMASH:Cluster_4.5), with the protein product MYARVAPSASAAEAPSPVAAYQQQHAALATTAAGAALPPPPPPGQQRHQQPPPETRIQEPWRRSACDRCRAQKLRCVRAKEDDTSRPCTRCLRIRYPCFTSSVNPPGRNSSRLPPPSESTASAASSAANRSTRKKATRRRASEDVSLVALDQQHSPISMGWPLIQDEDQNEEAGVFEDGGMLMLTPSEEN